The DNA sequence GTTATTTTTTCTAATGGTTTTACATAATTTTCTTCCGCTTCTTTTAAACTCTTTTTATAAACTTTTTTTGCTTCTTTTTCTATTTTTTTATTTTTTTCTATTGTTTTTAACATTTCTTTTTTTTCTGGACTTATCATATAATTACTATAATAAAAATAACTTCCTATCACTATTATAATAACACTTGTAGTATATACTAACTTTTTCACTGTCTATCATCCCCCTATATTTTCTTCACACTTTACATTATAGCTTATGTACGCTTTTTTTTCAATATGTTTTTTATAAGAAATATATATTTTTATATTTCTTCTTTGGTATACTATTTTCGATTTAATTCCATTCTCGATAATTTCTAATTTTAACGCCTTTCCTATATAGTATACTCATTTATTAATAAAAAAACCACTCATTTTCCATAAAAAAAGCAGAGACTTTTCATCTCTGCCTTTTCCCTAGGAATGGCTTAAAAATAACGTTCCCTATTCATATTCAATCTCATTTTCAATAATCTTACCCTTAAAAAAGCTATCTATATTCCCTAAAGTAGTCTCCGTAATATTATATAGAGCCTCTTTTGTAAAAAATGCCTGATGAGATGTCACTATTACATTATTAAATGTTAATAATCTCGCTAACAGATCATCTGTTATTATTTCTCCTGACATATCTTCAAAAAAGTATTCATCTTCCTCTTCATACACATCTAATCCTGCTGCACTTATTTTTTTAGTTTTTAATCCTTTTATAATTGATTTTGTGTCTATTAATTTTCCTCTTCCTGTATTTATTATCATTACTCCATCTTTCATATTGCTTATAGACTCTTCATTTATTATATATTTTGTTTCTGTTGTTAATGGACAATGTAATGATATTATATCAGATTTACAATACAACTCTTTTAATGTAACATATCTAAACCCTAACTCTTTTTCTGCTTTTTTATCAGGATATTTATCATATGCCAAAACATCCATTCCAAAACCATTTAATATTTTTATTACTATTTTAGCTATTTTCCCTGTTCCTATTATACCAGCAGTTTTTTTATGCATATCAAATCCCATTAACCCATTTAATGTGAAATTACCCTCTCTTACTCTTAAATATGATTTATGTATTTTTCTATTTAAAGTCATAATAAGCGCTACTGTATGCTCTGCAACTGCATAAGGCGAATAACTTGGGACTCTAACCACTTTTATTTTTCCTTTAGCTGCCTCCAAATCTACATTATTATATCCTGCACATCTAAGTGCTATTAATTTTACTCCATTTTCTTTTAATTTATTTATAACATTTTTGTTTATATCATCATTTACGAATACACAAACTACATCATATCCTTTTGATAAAGCAACTGTATCTTCACTTAAATGTGGTTTAAAATATTTTAATTTGAAACCATATTTTTTATTTGCATTATTAAAAAAATTTTCATCATACTGCTTTGTATCAAAAAAAGCAATTTTCATATTAACCATCTCCTTTTTATAATCTCATTATACTATTCTTTATGTAAAAAGTCAAGAATTGTGTGATAGAATTAGTCAAAATTTTTAAGATGACAAAATGTATATTTTATGGTAAAATTAAGTAATTATAATACACAAACAAATTTTAGGAGGTATATAACTATGTTTGAAAGAAGCAGCGGAGTTTTATTACATGCAACATCTTTACCGGGTAAGTTCGGTATAGGTACTCTTGGAAAAGAAGCATATCAATTCGTAGATTTCTTAATTAAAAGTAATCAAAAATTATGGCAGACTTATCCACTTGGTCCTACTGGATATGGTGATTCACCTTATCAATGTTTTTCAGCATTTGCTGGAAATCCATTACTAATTAGTTTAGAAACAGTTGTTGAGGATGGACTTTTAACTAATAGCGATTTAGAAACAAATGAAAAATTTGATGAAAGTAAAGTTGATTTTGGAAAAATAATTAATTTTAAATTTCCTATTTTGAAAAAAGCTTTTGACAATTTCTCAAACGGCTCTTTTGAATTAGAAAAAATTAAATTTGAAACTTTTGTCAAAAAAAATTCTAATTGGTTAGATGATTTTTCACTTTTTATGTCTCTAAAAGAACATTTCGGTGGTAAACCTTGGATTGAGTGGGACAATGATATCAAATTAAGAGAAGAGAATGCTCTAAGAGATTATAAAAATAAACTAAAAAATGATATTGAATTCCAAAATTTTATACAATATCTATTTTTTAAACAATGGAAAAAATTAAAAGCATATGCTAATCAAAATTATATAAAAATTGTAGGAGATATCCCTATTTTTGTTGCTTTTGATAGTGCTGACGCTTGGTCTAATCCAGATATTTTTCTATTTGACGAAGAAAGAAAACCAGTAAGAGTAGCAGGAGTTCCACCTGACTATTTTAGTGCTACAGGTCAGCTTTGGGGAAATCCTTTATATAATTGGGATAAATTAAAAGAAACTAATTTTGCTTGGTGGATAGATAGAATCAAAGCAAATCTTGAACTGTCTGATATAATAAGAATAGATCATTTTAGAGGATTTGCTGAATATTGGGCTGTTCCATATGGAGATAAGACTGCAATAAATGGAGAATGGTGGCCTGCACCAGGTAAAGAACTTTTTGAAGCAATTGAAGCTTCACTTGGAAGTTTACCTATTATAGCAGAAGATCTTGGACTTATCACTCCTGATGTAGAAGAATTAAGAGATCATTTTAATTTGCCGGGAATGAAAATATTACAATTTGCTTTTGATTCTTCAGAAGAAAATAATTATATTCCTCACAGTTATAATAAAAATTGTGTAGTTTATACAGGAACTCACGATAATGATACTGTAGCTGGATGGTTTGAAAAAGCTTCAAAAGATGATAAAAAATATGCTTTAGATTATTTTAATAGTAATGGCGAAGATATTTGTTGGGATTTCATTAGAGGAGCTTGGGCTTCTA is a window from the Haliovirga abyssi genome containing:
- a CDS encoding 2-hydroxyacid dehydrogenase; its protein translation is MVNMKIAFFDTKQYDENFFNNANKKYGFKLKYFKPHLSEDTVALSKGYDVVCVFVNDDINKNVINKLKENGVKLIALRCAGYNNVDLEAAKGKIKVVRVPSYSPYAVAEHTVALIMTLNRKIHKSYLRVREGNFTLNGLMGFDMHKKTAGIIGTGKIAKIVIKILNGFGMDVLAYDKYPDKKAEKELGFRYVTLKELYCKSDIISLHCPLTTETKYIINEESISNMKDGVMIINTGRGKLIDTKSIIKGLKTKKISAAGLDVYEEEDEYFFEDMSGEIITDDLLARLLTFNNVIVTSHQAFFTKEALYNITETTLGNIDSFFKGKIIENEIEYE
- the malQ gene encoding 4-alpha-glucanotransferase produces the protein MVKLSNYNTQTNFRRYITMFERSSGVLLHATSLPGKFGIGTLGKEAYQFVDFLIKSNQKLWQTYPLGPTGYGDSPYQCFSAFAGNPLLISLETVVEDGLLTNSDLETNEKFDESKVDFGKIINFKFPILKKAFDNFSNGSFELEKIKFETFVKKNSNWLDDFSLFMSLKEHFGGKPWIEWDNDIKLREENALRDYKNKLKNDIEFQNFIQYLFFKQWKKLKAYANQNYIKIVGDIPIFVAFDSADAWSNPDIFLFDEERKPVRVAGVPPDYFSATGQLWGNPLYNWDKLKETNFAWWIDRIKANLELSDIIRIDHFRGFAEYWAVPYGDKTAINGEWWPAPGKELFEAIEASLGSLPIIAEDLGLITPDVEELRDHFNLPGMKILQFAFDSSEENNYIPHSYNKNCVVYTGTHDNDTVAGWFEKASKDDKKYALDYFNSNGEDICWDFIRGAWASTAVIAITPLQDILRLGSFARINTPGVAAGNWQWRFKAEDITNEHISKLKHLTTIYGR